In Paraburkholderia bryophila, a single genomic region encodes these proteins:
- the lolB gene encoding lipoprotein insertase outer membrane protein LolB: protein MRLSRLLSFPRALRGAVLGFAAAAAVALAGCASVAPKGPSTSNAATSLTAQTSRAYQGRFAIQYNDQNGQQRNAYGNFIWQETGDTVTLQLRNPLGQTLAVVTSSPASATLELPNKQPLTADNVSTLMQNALGFALPVEGLRYWLQPSPAPTSRAKTERDPDQPSRLKQITQDGWTIDYLAYADAPATGVKRLNLSRSEPPLDIKLVLDQ, encoded by the coding sequence ATGCGTCTTTCCCGTTTGCTTTCCTTTCCCCGGGCGCTGCGTGGCGCGGTGCTCGGATTCGCAGCGGCGGCGGCTGTCGCGTTGGCCGGCTGTGCGTCGGTCGCGCCGAAAGGGCCGTCCACGTCGAATGCCGCGACTTCCCTGACCGCGCAGACCAGCCGCGCTTATCAAGGCCGGTTCGCGATCCAGTACAACGATCAGAACGGCCAGCAGCGCAACGCGTACGGCAACTTCATCTGGCAGGAAACCGGCGACACCGTGACCCTGCAGTTGCGCAATCCGCTCGGCCAGACGCTGGCGGTGGTGACGTCGTCGCCGGCCTCGGCCACGCTCGAACTGCCGAACAAGCAACCGCTCACCGCGGATAACGTCTCCACGTTGATGCAGAACGCGCTCGGCTTCGCGCTGCCGGTCGAAGGGCTGCGTTATTGGCTGCAACCGTCGCCAGCCCCGACTTCGCGCGCGAAGACAGAGAGGGATCCGGACCAGCCCTCGCGTCTGAAGCAGATCACGCAGGACGGCTGGACGATCGACTACCTTGCGTACGCCGATGCCCCGGCCACCGGCGTGAAGCGCCTGAACCTGAGCCGTTCGGAACCGCCGCTCGACATCAAGCTCGTGCTGGATCAGTAA
- the ispE gene encoding 4-(cytidine 5'-diphospho)-2-C-methyl-D-erythritol kinase, with translation MIETTDSLRDCLAPAKLNLFLHITGRRPDGYHTLQTVFQLLDWGDTLHFKRREDGLITRSTEIADVPAEHDLTVRAATLLKAHTGSREGVDIEIDKRLPMGAGLGGGSSDAATTLLALNRLWKLDLPRLELQELALKLGADVPFFVFGRNAFAEGVGEALDVVQLPPRHFLVVTPRVQVPTAAIFSEKALTRDSKPLIITDFPAELSCNTEWPESFGRNDMQQVVVGKYAEVAQVLRWFENVAPARMSGSGASVFAAFRSKVEAEAAQANLPGKWNSAVAASLEQHPLFTFAS, from the coding sequence ATGATTGAAACCACCGATTCGCTGCGCGATTGCCTCGCGCCCGCGAAACTCAACCTCTTCCTGCACATCACGGGCCGTCGGCCGGATGGCTATCACACGCTGCAAACGGTCTTCCAGTTGCTCGACTGGGGCGACACGCTGCACTTCAAGCGCCGCGAAGACGGGCTGATCACGCGCAGCACCGAGATCGCCGACGTACCGGCGGAACACGACCTCACGGTGCGCGCCGCGACGCTATTGAAGGCGCATACGGGCTCGCGCGAAGGCGTCGACATCGAAATCGACAAGCGCCTGCCGATGGGCGCCGGCCTCGGCGGCGGCAGTTCCGACGCGGCGACCACGCTGCTTGCGCTGAACCGTCTGTGGAAGCTCGATTTGCCCCGCCTTGAACTGCAGGAACTGGCGCTGAAACTCGGCGCGGACGTGCCGTTCTTTGTTTTTGGAAGAAATGCGTTCGCGGAGGGTGTCGGAGAAGCATTGGACGTTGTACAATTGCCGCCGCGCCATTTCCTAGTAGTGACGCCGAGAGTTCAGGTTCCCACTGCAGCGATTTTTTCCGAAAAAGCGTTGACAAGAGATTCGAAACCTCTCATAATTACGGACTTTCCTGCAGAACTTAGCTGCAATACTGAATGGCCAGAAAGTTTTGGCCGCAATGACATGCAGCAGGTTGTCGTAGGAAAATACGCGGAAGTAGCGCAAGTGCTGCGATGGTTTGAAAACGTCGCGCCAGCGCGGATGTCTGGATCAGGTGCAAGTGTCTTTGCAGCGTTTCGTAGTAAAGTTGAGGCAGAGGCGGCGCAAGCCAATCTGCCCGGCAAATGGAACAGCGCAGTGGCCGCCAGTCTAGAGCAACATCCACTCTTTACTTTCGCGTCATAG